Within Stella humosa, the genomic segment TATCTGGAGGAGCACCAGAACGTCATCCGCGCCGACATCTCGGCGATGGCAGCCGACCTCAACCGCGACGCCTCGCTGCTGATGAACAACCAGCAGCGCTTCAACCAGATCGTCTCGACCCAGGCCCGCGTGCGCTCGCTGAGCGAGGCCATGGTGTTCGACCGCACCGGCCGGGTGCTGGCGCGATCCAGCATCAGCTTCGCCCTGGAATTCGACCCCGTGCCGGAATGGGCGATGGCGGAGGCACGGTCGGGCATGATCGCGGTACTGACCAGCGAGACCGATGACCGCGTGCGTGCGCTGTCCCGGCTCGACGAGGACAACAGCGCCTTCCTCTATGTCGGCCGCTTCATCGACCCGCGGGTCATCGGCCATCTGGAGCGGACGGAGAAGGCGGTGGCCGAGTATCGCGACCTGGAGGGGCGCGGCTCGGGCATTCAGATCACCTTCGCGCTCGTCTTCCTGGTGGTGGCCTTGCTGCTCCTGCTGGCCGCGGTGTGGGCCGCCCTCATCCTCGCCAACCGGCTGGCCCAGCCCCTGGGCGCCCTGGTCGAGGCGGCCGAGCGGGTGCGCGGCGGCGACCTCGGCGTGCAGGTTCGCGAGCGCCAGGACGGCGACGAGATGGATACCCTCAGCCGCGCCTTCAACCGCATGACGCGACAGCTCCAGTCCCAGCGCGGCGAACTGATCGAGGCCAACCAGCAGCTCGAGACGCGTCGTCGCTTCACCGAGATGGTGCTGGCCGGCGTCTCGGCCGGGGTCGTCGGTCTCGATCGGGACGGGGCCATCAACCTGCCGAACCGCTCGGCCAGCGTCCTGCTCGGCATCGACCTCGACCAGTGGATCGGCGCCGATCTGGCCCAGCCGGTGCCCGAGATGGCCGCGCTGCTGGACCGGGTGCGGGCGGGTGACGGCCGGTCGATCCAGGACCAGGTGGAACTGGTACGCGACGGGCGCAAGCGCACGCTGATCGTGCGCCTGGCGGCCGAGAAGGCGGGCGAGGATACCCAGGGCTATGTCGTCACCTTCGACGACATCACGGAGCTGCTGTCGGCCCAGCGCAAGGCCGCCTGGGCCGATGTCGCGCGGCGCATCGCCCACGAGATCAAGAACCCGCTGACTCCGATCCAGCTTTCCGCCGAGCGCCTGAAGCGGCGCTACGGCAAGGAGATCACGTCCGATCCCGAGACGTTCCACCTCTGCACCGACACCATCATCCGCCAGGTGGGCGACATCGGCCGCATGGTCGACGAATTTTCCTCCTTCGCTCGCATGCCGGCCCCGGTGATGCGCGAGGAGGACGTGACCGACATCTGCCGCCAGGCGGTCTTCCTTCAGCGCAGCGCCCGCCCCGACCTCCGATTCGGGCTGGAGATCACGGGCGACCGCCGGCCGGTCCGCTGCGACCGCCGGCAGATCACCCAGGGCCTTACCAACCTGCTGCAGAATGCCGTCGACTCGATCGACGGCCGCGACAGGACCGGCGAGGCCCCGCCGGCCGGCGCGGTCGACGTGCAGGTTTCGTTGGATGGAGAGGCCGCCCTGATCGTTGTCGAAGACAATGGGCGCGGCCTGCCGGCCGAAGGACGGGAACGCTTGACCGAACCCTATGTTACAACCCGAGCGAAAGGGACCGGCCTGGGGCTCGCCATCGTGAAGAAGATCATGGAGGATCACGGCGGCGACCTGTTGCTGGACGACCGTCCCGGCGGCGGCGCACGGATCACCCTGGTGATACCCTATCCCGCAGTCCCGCAGCCGGCGACCGAAACGCCCTTGACGGATGTCGAGGCGGCCGCAAGAAAGTCCGGCACCCATGGCGCATGACATCCTGATCGTCGACGACGAGGCCGACATCCGCATGTTGATTGCGGGCGTGCTGCGCGACGAAGGCTACGCGACCCGCGAGGCCGGCGATTCGCGCGCGGCCATCGCCGCGGTGCGTGCCAGGCGGCCCAACCTCGTCATCCTCGACATCTGGCTGCAGGGCAGCGAGCTCGACGGGATGGGCATCCTCGACGTGCTGCGGCGTGAGCACCCCGGCCTGCCGGTGCTGATGATCAGCGGCCATGGCACGATCGAGACCGCGGTATCGGCTATCAAGCTCGGCGCATACGACTTCGTCGAGAAGCCCTTCAAGACCGACCGCCTGCTGGTGCTGATCGAGCGCGCCATCGAGGCCGCCCGCCTCCGGCGCGAGAACGAGGAACTGCGCCTGCGCACCGGCGGCTCGTTCGAGCTGGTGGGCGCGTCGTCGGCCATCGGCCAGATCCGCCAGGCGATCGAGCGCGTGTCGCCGACCGGCAGCCGCGTGCTGGTCACCGGCCCCGCCGGTGCCGGCAAGGAGGTGGTGGCCCGCCTCATCCACAACCAGTCGCGCCGCGCCGACGGCCCGTTCGTCGTCATCAACTGCGCGACGATGCGGCCAGAGCGGCTGGAGGTCGAGCTGTTCGGCACGGAAGGGGCCGATGGCGCGGACGGCCGCCGCAAGGTCGGCACCTTCGAGCTGGCCCACAGCGGTACGCTGTTCCTCGACGAGGTCGCCGACATGCCGCTGGAGACCCAGGGCAAGATCGTCCGCGCCCTCCAGGACCAGACCTTCGAGCGCGTCGGCGGCTCCAGCCGGGTCGAGGTCGATGTCCGCGTCATCGCGTCGACCAACCGCGACCTGACGGCGGAGATGGCGGCCGGGCGCTTCCGCGAGGACCTGTTCTATCGCCTGAACGTCGTGCCGATCCGGGTGCCGTCGCTGCGCGAGCGGCGCGAGGACATCCCCGTGCTGGCCCGCCACTTCATGGCCCGTTCGGCAGAGACCTCGGGCCTGCCGCCGCGGGTGCTGGGGGAGGATGCGCTGGCCGCCCTCCAGGCCTACGAGTGGCCCGGCAACGTGCGCCAGCTCCGCAACGTCATCGACTGGCTGCTGATCATGGCGCCCGGCGACGGCCGCGAGCCGATCCGCGCCGACATGCTGCCGAGCGAGATTGGCTCGACCACGCCCGCCGTCCTGCGCTGGGACAAGGCGGGCGAGATCATGACCCTCCCGTTGCGCGAGGCGCGCGAAGTGTTCGAGCGCCAGTACCTCCTGGCCCAGCTTACCCGGTTCGGCGGCAACATCTCGCGCACCGCCTCCTTCGTCGGCATGGAGCGGTCGGCCCTGCACCGCAAGCTGAAGTCGCTCGGCGTCAACGGCGACGAGCGCTCGCTGCGGATCGCTCCCTAGCGATCCGATGGCACGCGCGCCATGAAGGTCGTCATCTGCGGGGCGGGGCAGGTGGGCAGCAGCATTGCCCGCTACCTGGCCGGGGGCGGCAACAGCGTCACTGTCATCGACCAGTCGGCCGAGCTGATCCAGCGGCTGTCGGATACGCACGACGTGCGCGGCATCGTCGGCCACGCCTCCCACCCCGACGTGCTGGCGGAAGCCGGCGCGGAGGAGGCCGACATGATCATCGCGGTGACCTATGCCGACGAGGTCAACATGGTCGCCTGCGAGGTGGCCCATGCGCTGTTCAACGTGCCGACCAAGATTGCCCGCATCCGCGCCCAGGTCTACCTGAAGCCGCGCTGGCGGACGCTCTTCGCCAACGACCGCCTGCCGATCGACGTGATCATCTCGCCCGAGATCGAGGTCGCCCACGCCATCACCCGTCAGCTCGAGGTGCCGGGCGCCTTCGACGTGCTGTCGATGGCGGGCGGGCTGGTGCGCGTGGTGGGGGTGCGGTGCCTGGCCGACTGCCCGATCGTCAATACGCCGCTGCGCCAGCTCTCGGGCCTGTTCCCGGACCTCAACATCGTCGTGGTCGGGCTGATCCGCGACGGCAAGCCGATCATCCCCGAGCGCGACCAGATGATGTTGGCGGGCGACGAGGTCTATTTCGTGGCCGACACCAAGCACGTCCAGCGCGCGATGCTGGCCTTTGGCCACGAGGAGCAGCCGGGCCGTCGGGTCGTCATCATCGGCGGCGGCAATATCGGCATCTACCTGGCCGAGGAGATCGATGAGCGCTTCCCGCAGGTGTCGATCAAGCTGATCGAGCTGGACAAGGCGCGTGCCGCAGAAGCCAGCCAGCGCCTGAGTGGGGTCGTCGTCTTCAATGGCGACGGGCTGGATACTGAGATCCTGGAAGAGGCCAACGTCGGCACGGCCGAGACGGTGATCGCCGTCACCGACGACGACGAGGTCAACGTCCTGAGCTCGATCCTGTCCAAGCGCATGGGTGCCGAGCGCGTGGTCACGCTCATCAACAAGCCGACTTACGAGCCGCTGGTGACGAACCTCGGCATCGACGCGGTCATCAACCCGCGCACCATCACCGTGTCGCAGATCCTCCAGCATGTCCGCCGCGGCCGCATCCGCGCCGTGCATACGCTGCGCGAGGGCTTCGGCGAGATCATCGAGGCCGAGGCCATGGAGACATCGGCCCTGGTCGGGCGGCCGCTGCGCGAGATCAACCTGCCGGCCGGCATCATCGTCGGCGCGGTCGTGCGCGGCACCACCGTCATCAGCCCGCGCGGCGCCACCGTCATCAAGGCCGACGACCGGGTGGTGCTGATGGCCGCACCCGGCGCCGTGCGCAAGGTCGAGAAGATGTTCGCCGTGCGCCTCGAATATTTCTGATACCCATAGCCATTCCTTCCATCCCACACAGGGTCGCGAGAGGCCGCCATGTCGCGCATCGCCTACGTCAATGGTCAGTACGTTCCCCATCACGAAGCCGCCGTCCATGTCGAGGATCGCGGCTACCAGTTCGCCGACGGCGTCTATGAGGTCGTCGCCATCGCCAAGGGCGCGCTGATCGACGAGGAAGGCCACATGGTGCGGCTGGAACGCTCGCTCGACGAGCTGCGCATCGCCCGGCCGATGAGCCGCGCCGCCCTGGGCCACATCATGCGCGAGGTGGTGCGCCGCAACCGCGTCGTCGACGGCATCATCTACATGCAGCTCACCCGCGGCGTTGCCCCGCGCGACCATGCCTTCCCGGCCAATGCCGAGACCTCGGTCGTGATGACGGCCAAGCGGACCAAGCCCGCCAACCCGGCCTTGATGCGCGACGGGGTGAAGGTCATCACCATTCCCGACATCCGCTGGGAACGCTGCGACATCAAGTCGGTGGCGCTGCTGCCGAACTGCCTGGGCAAGCAGCAGGCACGCGAGGCCGGCGCGCACGAGGCCTGGCAGGTGGACGAGCGCGACGGCATGGTCGAGGGGCTGAACAAGATCGACCTGCTGGAGGCCGAGGACCGCGCGGAGCTGGTCCGCCAGGCCGAGAGGCAGGACGGGCAGGTGGCCTTCTCGGCCATCAGCGGCGAGGGGCTGGACCGTCTGCTGACCCTCATCGACCAGCGGCTGGGTGCCTCGCGCACGCTGCACGACCTGGAACTCGACGTACGCGACGGCGGTGCCATCGCCTGGCTCTACAGCCATGGCGAGGTGATCGAGCGGGCCGACGAGGGGGAGGTGGCGCGCCTGCGCGTCAGCCTCGACCCGGCCGATGTCGCGCGCTTCCGCCAGCGTCACCACCCCTTGCGCATGGTCACCGTGTGATGAAAGTCGACGTCCCCGCTGTAGCCGGCATCATCGCGGCGGTCGCGGCCGAAGAAATCGTGCCGCGCTTTCGCCGCCTGGCGACGGGCGATATCCGCGAGAAGAAGCCGGGTGACCTGGTGACGGTGGCCGACGAGGCGACCGAGCATGCGCTCGACCGCCGCTTCCGCGATCTCATGCCGGGATCGGTCGTGGTCGGCGAGGAGGCGGTCGCCAAGGATGCCGGCATCCTGGCCCGCATCGAGGAAGAGGCGCCGGCCTGGATCATCGACCCGGTCGACGGCACGGCCAACTTCGCGGCCGGCCTGCCGCTTTTCGCGGTCATGGTCTCGCTGGCCTGGAAGGGCCAGGCGATCGCGGCCTGGATCCACGACCCGCTGACCGGCGTGATGGTGACGGCCGAGCGGGGCGAGGGTGCCTGGATGGCAGGCCAGCGCCTGAAGGTCGCCGCCTCCAACGACGTCGCCAGCATGTCGGGTGCGGTCAGCTTCCGCTACGGCAAGCGCCCGTTGATCCGCAAGATCGCCGGCCGCACCGAGCGCGTCGGCTCGGTCTTCCAGCTACGCTGCGCCGGCCAGGAGTACCTGGCCCTGACCCGCGCCCAGAGCCATTTCTCGCTCTATCACCGGCTGATGCCGTGGGACCATGCCGCCGGCCAGTTGATCCACACGGAGGCCGGCGGCGTCAGTGCGCGCCTCGACGGCTCGGCGTACCGCCCGTCGCACCTGGATGGCGGCCTGCTGCTGGCGCCCGACCAGGCCTCCTGGGACGCCATCCACCGCGTGCTGGTGGGAAAGCCGGAGGAACGCGTCTAAAGCGGCAAAGCCTCTGCCGTCCGGCCGGAACGACCAGGACAGCGCGCGAGCCTTAGGCAGACGATGATTCTGGTGGTCGAAGGCATCAGCGCGAGCGGGAAGACGACATGGTGCGGGCAACATGGCGGCGGCAGCGTCGTGCCTGAGCACGGACGCCTGGACGGCGTGCCGGACCGGGGGCGAGATCCTGCGGCGGCGGCCCGGTTCTGGGCGGAACGCAATGTCGATCGCTGGCAAGCGGCGCTCGCCATGGAGAAGGGTGGTCGTGTTGCGGTCTGCGATACCGACCCGCTCAAGCTCCACTATGTCTGGTGCCTCTGGCAGATCGGCGAGGCGGACGAGCGCGACTGGCTTCTCGAACACGAGGCGACGCGCGACACGGTCCGGGACGGGCGGATCGGCTTCGCCGACGCCTATGCTGTCGGCCGGATCGAACCGCAGATTGCCCGCGATCGCGCCCATGCCGATGCGACGCGTCGGCGCCGCAACTTCGAACTGCATGTCCGCCTACAGGTGGCGCTGATGCGCTGGTATGCCGCCATCGACCAGATCATGCCGGGCCGGGTGCAGTTCGGCCTTCCGGCGGCCATGCCGGGTGTGCGTCACCACGCCGAGCGCTGCGACCTAGGCGCGTTCGACCGCGTGATTGCAGCGCTGCCGAAGGACCGGCCGGTCCTTCGGCAAGGCAATGGATAGGAGCCGGCATCCGAGGGGCCCGCACGGCCCCTCGGGACCTGAGCTGCGCGGTCAGCCCTCGCGCTTGATCACCAGCGGCCCGAACGCCTGCATCACCGGCATCATCTCGATGCGGTTCAGGTTGACGTGGGCGGGCAGGGTGGCCGCAAAGAAGATCGTCTCGGCGATGTCCTCGGGCGTCATCGGCTGCACGCCCTTGTAGACGTCCTTGGCCTTGCCCTTGTCGCCCTTGAAGCGGACCTCGGAGAACTCGCTCTCGGCCATGCCGGGCTCCAGGTTGGTAACCCGGATACGGTGGCCATGGACATCCGCGCGCAGGTTCAGCGAGAACTGCTTCACGAAGGCCTTGGTGGCACCATAGACGTTGGCACCGGGATAGGGATAGGTGCCGGCCATCGAGCCGAGATTGATGATGTGGCCGCGGTCGCGGGCAACCATGCCGGGCAGGATCGCCCGGGTGCAGTAGACCAGCCCCTTCACGTTGGTGTCGATCATCGTGTCCCAGTCGGCCAGGTCGGCGGTCTGGGCGGGGCCCAGGCCAAGCGCCAGGCCGGCATTGTTCACCAGCACGTCGACTTCCGCGAAGGCCGCCGGCAGGCCATCGACCGCGGCCTTGACCGCGGCGGCATCCTGCACGTCGAGCGTGAAGGCGTGCACGCGGTCGCCGCCGATCTCGGCCTTCAGCGCCTCGATCCGGTCGGCGCGGCGGCCGGAGATCACGACCTTGGCGCCGGCCTGGGCGAAGCGCTTGGCAGTGGCGGCACCGAAGCCGGAGCTGGCCCCGGTCACGAACACGGTCAGGTTCTTGGCATCAAGCATGACAATCTCCTCTCTGATCAATCGGTTATCGAGATTTCTTCAAGCACCCCGGTGCTTCACCCGCTGCCACAGGGCTTCCATTTCGTCGAGACTGGATTGCTCCGGCGTGCGACCATCGGCCCGGAGCGCGTCCTCGATGCCGCGGAAGCGCCCTTCAAATTTGGAATTGGCTTTCTTTAGTGCCACTTCCGGATCGACATTGAGCTTGCGTGCGAGGTTTACGGCCGAGAACAGCAGGTCGCCGACTTCGTCTGATATTCTTTCGGCGTCGCCAGTGGTGCGCGCCTCGGCGATCTCGGCCATTTCCTCGTCGATCTTCGGCAGCACGGCGTCGGCATCCGGCCAGTCGAAGCCGACGCGGGCCGCACGGCGCTGCAGCTTATCGGCGCGGGCCAGCGCGGGCAGGGCGAGCGGCACCCCGTCCAGGACACTGGTGGCCGCGCGGCCCGCGGCCTCGGCGGCCTTCGCGCGTTCGGCGGCCTTCATTGCTTCCCAGCCGGCGGATGCAGCTTCGCCGCCGAAGATGTGCGGGTGGCGCCGGATCATCTTGTCCGATATCGCATCGGCCACGCCGGCGAAGTCGAAGGCGCCCAGTTCCTCGGCCATGCGGGCGTGGAAGACGA encodes:
- a CDS encoding sensor histidine kinase NtrY-like; protein product: MTKQPKRLLDWLRRFGVGRKLAVALALAALVSGIATYVVITSKPPLGPDPNVVLLLLNLDLVLLLLLGAVVARRLVALWVERRRGMAGARLHVRFVALFSLLSVTPTIIVAVFSFLFFNFGIQNWFSETVRTAVVESRAVAYAYLEEHQNVIRADISAMAADLNRDASLLMNNQQRFNQIVSTQARVRSLSEAMVFDRTGRVLARSSISFALEFDPVPEWAMAEARSGMIAVLTSETDDRVRALSRLDEDNSAFLYVGRFIDPRVIGHLERTEKAVAEYRDLEGRGSGIQITFALVFLVVALLLLLAAVWAALILANRLAQPLGALVEAAERVRGGDLGVQVRERQDGDEMDTLSRAFNRMTRQLQSQRGELIEANQQLETRRRFTEMVLAGVSAGVVGLDRDGAINLPNRSASVLLGIDLDQWIGADLAQPVPEMAALLDRVRAGDGRSIQDQVELVRDGRKRTLIVRLAAEKAGEDTQGYVVTFDDITELLSAQRKAAWADVARRIAHEIKNPLTPIQLSAERLKRRYGKEITSDPETFHLCTDTIIRQVGDIGRMVDEFSSFARMPAPVMREEDVTDICRQAVFLQRSARPDLRFGLEITGDRRPVRCDRRQITQGLTNLLQNAVDSIDGRDRTGEAPPAGAVDVQVSLDGEAALIVVEDNGRGLPAEGRERLTEPYVTTRAKGTGLGLAIVKKIMEDHGGDLLLDDRPGGGARITLVIPYPAVPQPATETPLTDVEAAARKSGTHGA
- a CDS encoding nitrogen assimilation response regulator NtrX; translation: MAHDILIVDDEADIRMLIAGVLRDEGYATREAGDSRAAIAAVRARRPNLVILDIWLQGSELDGMGILDVLRREHPGLPVLMISGHGTIETAVSAIKLGAYDFVEKPFKTDRLLVLIERAIEAARLRRENEELRLRTGGSFELVGASSAIGQIRQAIERVSPTGSRVLVTGPAGAGKEVVARLIHNQSRRADGPFVVINCATMRPERLEVELFGTEGADGADGRRKVGTFELAHSGTLFLDEVADMPLETQGKIVRALQDQTFERVGGSSRVEVDVRVIASTNRDLTAEMAAGRFREDLFYRLNVVPIRVPSLRERREDIPVLARHFMARSAETSGLPPRVLGEDALAALQAYEWPGNVRQLRNVIDWLLIMAPGDGREPIRADMLPSEIGSTTPAVLRWDKAGEIMTLPLREAREVFERQYLLAQLTRFGGNISRTASFVGMERSALHRKLKSLGVNGDERSLRIAP
- the trkA gene encoding Trk system potassium transporter TrkA yields the protein MKVVICGAGQVGSSIARYLAGGGNSVTVIDQSAELIQRLSDTHDVRGIVGHASHPDVLAEAGAEEADMIIAVTYADEVNMVACEVAHALFNVPTKIARIRAQVYLKPRWRTLFANDRLPIDVIISPEIEVAHAITRQLEVPGAFDVLSMAGGLVRVVGVRCLADCPIVNTPLRQLSGLFPDLNIVVVGLIRDGKPIIPERDQMMLAGDEVYFVADTKHVQRAMLAFGHEEQPGRRVVIIGGGNIGIYLAEEIDERFPQVSIKLIELDKARAAEASQRLSGVVVFNGDGLDTEILEEANVGTAETVIAVTDDDEVNVLSSILSKRMGAERVVTLINKPTYEPLVTNLGIDAVINPRTITVSQILQHVRRGRIRAVHTLREGFGEIIEAEAMETSALVGRPLREINLPAGIIVGAVVRGTTVISPRGATVIKADDRVVLMAAPGAVRKVEKMFAVRLEYF
- a CDS encoding aminotransferase class IV, producing MSRIAYVNGQYVPHHEAAVHVEDRGYQFADGVYEVVAIAKGALIDEEGHMVRLERSLDELRIARPMSRAALGHIMREVVRRNRVVDGIIYMQLTRGVAPRDHAFPANAETSVVMTAKRTKPANPALMRDGVKVITIPDIRWERCDIKSVALLPNCLGKQQAREAGAHEAWQVDERDGMVEGLNKIDLLEAEDRAELVRQAERQDGQVAFSAISGEGLDRLLTLIDQRLGASRTLHDLELDVRDGGAIAWLYSHGEVIERADEGEVARLRVSLDPADVARFRQRHHPLRMVTV
- a CDS encoding inositol monophosphatase family protein, which produces MKVDVPAVAGIIAAVAAEEIVPRFRRLATGDIREKKPGDLVTVADEATEHALDRRFRDLMPGSVVVGEEAVAKDAGILARIEEEAPAWIIDPVDGTANFAAGLPLFAVMVSLAWKGQAIAAWIHDPLTGVMVTAERGEGAWMAGQRLKVAASNDVASMSGAVSFRYGKRPLIRKIAGRTERVGSVFQLRCAGQEYLALTRAQSHFSLYHRLMPWDHAAGQLIHTEAGGVSARLDGSAYRPSHLDGGLLLAPDQASWDAIHRVLVGKPEERV
- a CDS encoding SDR family oxidoreductase, which codes for MLDAKNLTVFVTGASSGFGAATAKRFAQAGAKVVISGRRADRIEALKAEIGGDRVHAFTLDVQDAAAVKAAVDGLPAAFAEVDVLVNNAGLALGLGPAQTADLADWDTMIDTNVKGLVYCTRAILPGMVARDRGHIINLGSMAGTYPYPGANVYGATKAFVKQFSLNLRADVHGHRIRVTNLEPGMAESEFSEVRFKGDKGKAKDVYKGVQPMTPEDIAETIFFAATLPAHVNLNRIEMMPVMQAFGPLVIKREG
- the mazG gene encoding nucleoside triphosphate pyrophosphohydrolase, yielding MARLRDPADGCEWDRAQSFATIAPYTIEEAYEVADAIDQHGRGMPGALDALRDELGDLLFQVVFHARMAEELGAFDFAGVADAISDKMIRRHPHIFGGEAASAGWEAMKAAERAKAAEAAGRAATSVLDGVPLALPALARADKLQRRAARVGFDWPDADAVLPKIDEEMAEIAEARTTGDAERISDEVGDLLFSAVNLARKLNVDPEVALKKANSKFEGRFRGIEDALRADGRTPEQSSLDEMEALWQRVKHRGA